In a single window of the Ruminococcus albus 7 = DSM 20455 genome:
- a CDS encoding AraC family transcriptional regulator: MKAYMLGWHSKHPADFYKDRPNGIHGMQILLLRSKARIGMGSNIYNVDNNTIFVVESCYPHALYGEGEEYVDDWIRFDLEDDDSEFIDSLGIVRNSPIHLNSDVVSELIRICVDVFGSDDTEKDATLRYLMKAIFMQIKSSSNPDDKCSHTQYESELENIRKAIYDDPSADWNIPQAAQKLNLSVSHFQRLYKQRYGIPCTKDILTSRMEYAKQLLTTTDLSVIEVSEKCGYPDYSYFSKVFQKYACVSPSKYRKNNV; the protein is encoded by the coding sequence ATGAAAGCATATATGTTAGGCTGGCATAGCAAGCATCCTGCTGACTTCTATAAGGACAGACCCAACGGCATACACGGTATGCAGATACTTCTTTTGCGTTCAAAGGCGCGCATAGGTATGGGCAGCAATATCTACAATGTGGATAATAATACTATTTTTGTAGTTGAAAGCTGCTATCCCCATGCACTGTACGGTGAAGGGGAGGAGTATGTTGATGACTGGATAAGGTTCGACCTTGAGGATGATGATTCCGAATTTATAGATTCCCTTGGTATAGTGCGAAATTCTCCAATACATCTGAACAGCGATGTTGTTTCCGAGCTTATCAGGATATGTGTTGATGTGTTTGGATCTGATGATACCGAAAAGGATGCTACCCTAAGGTATCTTATGAAAGCTATATTCATGCAGATAAAGAGCAGTTCAAATCCTGATGACAAGTGCAGTCATACCCAGTACGAAAGCGAACTGGAGAATATCCGCAAGGCGATATATGATGATCCTTCTGCAGATTGGAACATACCACAGGCAGCACAGAAGCTGAATTTGTCCGTATCTCATTTTCAGCGTCTTTACAAGCAGCGCTACGGCATCCCCTGTACCAAGGATATACTCACCAGCCGTATGGAATATGCAAAACAGCTGCTTACCACTACTGACCTTTCTGTTATCGAGGTATCTGAAAAATGCGGATATCCAGACTATTCTTATTTCTCAAAAGTATTCCAGAAATATGCCTGCGTATCACCGTCAAAATACCGTAAAAATAATGTATAG
- a CDS encoding RICIN domain-containing protein, whose product MSGMTKKIASLAASVLLAATSTVGAVSSITANAAYGVGGNGTAIMEYLDRGIYAVKSGNGMFVSWRYNANDADNAEFRLYRDNKLIYTSKSGDATSYQDNGGSTNSKYRVDCVSGGKVIDSQNCKFTSGNNYFDIKLNRPGSQYSPNDCVVGDVNGDGQYEIFLKWDPSNQKDNSQEGKTDNVYIDCYTLEGKQLWRVDLGKNIRAGQHYTQMCVADFDCDGKAELITKTADGTKDGKGKVIGDGSKDYRNGKGYILDGPEYMTLFDGQTGAALDTIDFPVPRGKVSDWGDNYGNRVDRMNSGIAYLDGVHPSAIYGRGYYTRLTWSAVDVSNKKLKVRWKYDSTFNKSTKGWGCGNHNVMVADCDNDGKQEIFTGANCIDDNGKLLWSTGDLHGDAMHVGDLIPDRAGLEVWECHEDKPYGETCYDAKTGQKIFHINNSKDTGRCVADNVWAGSKGAEFWGAADGNVYNTTGKKIGGTKPAQNFLIYWDGDLEREILDGNKISKMTGADKIDRIFTANGCGSNNSSKNNPCMTVDLFGDWREELILRTDDNTKLRVWCTTNTTKVRLTTLMHDMQYRAQNCCQQSAYNQPPHVSYYLGSDAPIPARPKIKLNNSYNPGPNPNPDPDPDPTPDPVIPETDIIDGQVYTFKNVNSGLYLSVEGAAAANGANVEQGNANGKQVQFKAVSAGDGYFYLVSQLGDGKTYAIDVSGRHTEDETNIEIYEFNKGDNQKFRIDKNSDGTYSILTKITNGNSALDVNGKSTNAGANVQQYTYKGSTNQKWYAEAVKQNNNDNPQNPPVVQTSDITDGQIYTIKNLNSGLYLSVKGSNAGNGVNVEQAAANGAQNKFKAVAAGDGYFYLVSQLGDGNSYALDVNGRKTEDGTNIEIYTFNKGENQKFKFVKNSDGTYSILTKITDGKSALDVNGQSRDAGANIQQYTYNGGNNQKWYVETSSTSGNITTGSYPVVTSIEYNALYHQFKMNWTSVKNAEKYGIAVYLAGKWRVQTYTNDTTFTSPKLKAGDRYRVLVAARVGGQWDLSDLKERSVIISIK is encoded by the coding sequence ATGAGTGGTATGACCAAAAAAATTGCCTCACTTGCAGCGTCGGTATTGCTTGCAGCAACATCGACAGTAGGTGCAGTGAGCAGCATCACAGCCAACGCTGCTTACGGTGTGGGCGGCAACGGAACTGCGATCATGGAATACCTTGACAGAGGTATTTATGCCGTTAAAAGCGGTAACGGTATGTTCGTAAGCTGGCGTTACAATGCTAACGATGCAGACAATGCCGAGTTCAGACTTTACCGCGACAACAAGCTGATCTACACAAGTAAATCAGGCGATGCAACTTCCTATCAGGACAACGGCGGCAGCACAAATTCAAAGTACCGCGTTGACTGCGTATCAGGCGGAAAGGTAATAGATTCGCAGAACTGCAAATTCACATCCGGCAACAATTATTTCGACATCAAGCTTAACAGACCCGGAAGCCAGTATTCACCCAATGACTGTGTTGTAGGCGACGTTAACGGCGACGGACAGTACGAGATATTCCTGAAATGGGATCCCTCTAACCAGAAGGATAACTCTCAGGAGGGAAAGACTGACAATGTCTATATCGACTGCTATACACTGGAGGGAAAACAGCTCTGGCGTGTAGATCTGGGCAAGAATATCCGAGCAGGTCAGCATTACACCCAGATGTGTGTGGCTGACTTTGACTGTGACGGCAAGGCTGAACTCATAACAAAGACCGCTGACGGCACCAAGGACGGCAAGGGCAAGGTCATCGGCGATGGCAGCAAGGACTACCGCAACGGCAAGGGTTATATACTGGACGGTCCTGAATATATGACACTGTTTGACGGTCAGACAGGTGCAGCACTTGATACCATCGACTTCCCTGTTCCACGCGGCAAGGTTTCAGACTGGGGCGATAACTACGGAAACCGTGTAGACAGAATGAACAGCGGTATCGCTTATCTTGACGGCGTACACCCAAGTGCTATCTACGGCAGAGGCTACTACACAAGACTTACCTGGTCTGCAGTTGATGTAAGTAACAAGAAGCTGAAAGTCAGGTGGAAGTACGATTCGACCTTCAACAAATCCACTAAGGGCTGGGGCTGCGGCAACCACAATGTTATGGTAGCTGACTGCGATAACGACGGCAAACAGGAGATATTCACAGGTGCTAACTGCATTGATGACAACGGCAAGCTGCTGTGGTCAACAGGCGACCTTCACGGTGATGCTATGCACGTAGGCGACCTTATCCCCGACAGAGCCGGTCTTGAAGTATGGGAATGCCACGAGGATAAACCATACGGTGAAACTTGCTATGATGCAAAGACCGGTCAGAAGATATTCCACATAAACAACAGCAAAGATACAGGACGCTGTGTAGCCGACAATGTATGGGCAGGCAGCAAGGGCGCAGAATTCTGGGGCGCTGCAGACGGTAATGTATACAATACTACCGGCAAGAAGATAGGCGGAACAAAGCCTGCTCAGAACTTCCTGATCTACTGGGACGGCGACCTTGAGCGTGAGATCCTCGACGGCAACAAGATATCCAAGATGACTGGTGCCGACAAGATCGACCGCATATTCACAGCTAACGGCTGCGGTTCAAATAACAGTTCCAAGAACAATCCCTGTATGACAGTTGACCTTTTCGGTGACTGGCGTGAGGAGCTGATACTCAGAACTGACGACAACACCAAGCTGCGTGTATGGTGCACAACCAATACCACCAAGGTACGTCTTACCACACTTATGCATGATATGCAGTACAGGGCACAGAACTGCTGCCAGCAGAGTGCATACAATCAGCCTCCCCATGTAAGCTATTATCTGGGAAGCGATGCACCTATCCCCGCAAGACCCAAGATAAAGCTGAATAATAGTTATAATCCAGGTCCTAATCCAAACCCAGATCCTGATCCCGATCCTACACCAGATCCCGTAATACCCGAAACTGACATCATCGACGGACAGGTATACACCTTCAAGAATGTGAACAGCGGACTTTACCTCTCAGTTGAAGGTGCAGCTGCAGCAAACGGCGCTAATGTCGAGCAGGGTAACGCTAACGGCAAGCAGGTACAGTTCAAGGCAGTTTCTGCTGGTGACGGATACTTCTATCTGGTATCACAGCTGGGTGACGGCAAGACCTACGCAATTGATGTAAGCGGCAGACACACAGAAGATGAAACAAACATCGAGATATACGAATTCAACAAGGGCGACAATCAGAAGTTCAGGATAGACAAGAATTCTGACGGTACATACAGCATCCTCACCAAGATAACAAACGGCAATTCTGCACTTGACGTAAACGGCAAATCTACCAATGCAGGCGCAAACGTACAGCAGTACACCTACAAGGGCAGCACAAACCAGAAATGGTATGCAGAGGCAGTTAAGCAGAACAACAACGATAATCCTCAGAACCCTCCCGTTGTTCAGACATCGGATATCACTGACGGACAGATCTACACTATCAAGAACCTCAACAGCGGACTTTACCTCTCTGTTAAGGGTTCAAATGCCGGAAACGGTGTAAATGTTGAACAGGCAGCTGCAAACGGTGCACAGAACAAGTTCAAGGCAGTTGCAGCAGGTGACGGATATTTCTATCTGGTATCTCAGCTGGGTGACGGCAATTCCTATGCACTTGATGTAAACGGCAGAAAGACAGAGGACGGAACTAATATCGAGATCTACACCTTCAACAAGGGTGAGAATCAGAAGTTCAAGTTCGTAAAGAATTCTGACGGAACATACAGCATTCTTACAAAGATCACTGACGGAAAGTCTGCACTTGATGTAAACGGACAGTCCCGCGATGCAGGTGCAAATATACAGCAGTACACCTACAACGGCGGCAATAATCAGAAGTGGTATGTTGAAACTTCTTCTACATCAGGCAATATCACTACAGGCAGCTATCCTGTGGTAACAAGCATCGAATACAACGCACTTTATCATCAGTTCAAGATGAACTGGACATCCGTAAAGAACGCTGAAAAGTACGGTATCGCTGTATACCTCGCAGGCAAGTGGAGAGTTCAGACTTACACCAATGATACTACATTCACATCACCCAAGCTGAAGGCTGGCGACAGATACAGAGTACTCGTTGCTGCAAGAGTTGGCGGTCAGTGGGATCTCTCTGATCTCAAAGAAAGATCTGTCATTATAAGTATCAAGTAA